A section of the Felis catus isolate Fca126 chromosome B2, F.catus_Fca126_mat1.0, whole genome shotgun sequence genome encodes:
- the LOC101094100 gene encoding cysteine-rich secretory protein 2 isoform X1 yields the protein MAVFPIVLFLAAVLLPSLPTEAKDPSFTALLTTQTQIQKEIVNKHNELRKSVSPPASNMLKMEWNRETAANAQKWANKCTLEHSNAEDRKTSTKCGENLYMSSDPASWSNAIQNWYEERNNFVYGVGPKSSSSVVGHYTQLVWYSSFQVGCGIAYCPNQESLKYYYVCQYCPAGNNVSKKNTPYQQGTPCASCPGNCEDGLCTNSCEYEDLLSNCDSLKTTAGCGHELLQEKCKATCLCENKIY from the exons ATGGCTGTATTTCCGATAGTGTTGTTTCTGGCTGCTGTGCTGCTTCCATCTTTACCCACAGAAGCAAAG gaTCCATCCTTTACTGCTTTGTTAACCACTCAAACTCAAATCCAGAAAGAGATTGTAAATAAACATAATGAATTAAGGAAATCCGTTTCTCCACCTGCCAGCAACATGCTGAAGATG GAATGGAACAGAGAAACAGCAGCAAATGCCCAAAAATGGGCAAACAAGTGCACTTTAGAACACAGCAATGCAGAAGACCGAAAAACCA GTACAAAATGTGGTGAGAATCTCTATATGTCAAGTGACCCTGCTTCCTGGTCAAATGCAATCCAAAACTGGTATGAGGAACGCAATAACTTTGTCTATGGTGTAGGACCTAAGAGTTCCAGTTCAGTTGTTGGACATTACACCCAg CTTGTCTGGTACTCCTCTTTCCAAGTTGGATGTGGAATTGCCTATTGTCCCAATcaagaaagtttaaaatactACTATGTTTGCCAATACTGTCCTGC cgGTAACAATGTGAGTAAAAAGAATACCCCTTACCAGCAAGGAACACCTTGTGCCAGTTGCCCTGGTAACTGTGAGGATGGACTATGCA CCAATAGTTGCGAGTATGAAGATCTCCTTAGTAACTGTGATTCCTTGAAGACAACAGCCGGCTGTGGACATGAATTGCTTCAGGAAAAGTGCAAGGCTACTTGCCTGtgtgaaaacaaaatttactgA
- the LOC101094100 gene encoding cysteine-rich secretory protein 2 isoform X2: MQKTEKPVASLCLTTRAPRLTKQKPPIWEVFFGKGWVAGHINQFFPSPGRSWETWDFFLIIWQALAEGTKCGENLYMSSDPASWSNAIQNWYEERNNFVYGVGPKSSSSVVGHYTQLVWYSSFQVGCGIAYCPNQESLKYYYVCQYCPAGNNVSKKNTPYQQGTPCASCPGNCEDGLCTNSCEYEDLLSNCDSLKTTAGCGHELLQEKCKATCLCENKIY; this comes from the exons ATGCAGAAGACCGAAAAACCA GTGGCTAGCCTGTGCCTGACTACCAGAGCTCCAAGACTAACAAAACAGAAGCCACCCATCTGGGAAGTTTTCTTTGGGAAAGGTTGGGTGGCTGGACACATAAACcaattctttccttcccctggGAGAAGCTGGGAGACATGGGATTTCTTCCTGATCATATGGCAGGCACTTGCTGAGG GTACAAAATGTGGTGAGAATCTCTATATGTCAAGTGACCCTGCTTCCTGGTCAAATGCAATCCAAAACTGGTATGAGGAACGCAATAACTTTGTCTATGGTGTAGGACCTAAGAGTTCCAGTTCAGTTGTTGGACATTACACCCAg CTTGTCTGGTACTCCTCTTTCCAAGTTGGATGTGGAATTGCCTATTGTCCCAATcaagaaagtttaaaatactACTATGTTTGCCAATACTGTCCTGC cgGTAACAATGTGAGTAAAAAGAATACCCCTTACCAGCAAGGAACACCTTGTGCCAGTTGCCCTGGTAACTGTGAGGATGGACTATGCA CCAATAGTTGCGAGTATGAAGATCTCCTTAGTAACTGTGATTCCTTGAAGACAACAGCCGGCTGTGGACATGAATTGCTTCAGGAAAAGTGCAAGGCTACTTGCCTGtgtgaaaacaaaatttactgA